Proteins encoded in a region of the Flavobacteriales bacterium genome:
- a CDS encoding DUF3127 domain-containing protein, translating into MSLAITGKLVKALDVESGTSKAGKEWKKQSFVIDTGAQYNPEVCFSLFGEDKIAMIDGIQPGTEIEVSFNLSSREYNGKYYHNIDAWRINRAAAAVVEDVAMPQAPLEASDAEEDDLPF; encoded by the coding sequence ATGAGTTTAGCAATTACAGGAAAATTAGTCAAAGCATTAGATGTAGAAAGTGGCACAAGTAAAGCAGGAAAAGAATGGAAAAAACAATCTTTTGTTATTGATACTGGCGCACAATACAATCCAGAAGTATGTTTCAGTCTTTTTGGCGAGGATAAAATCGCTATGATAGATGGCATTCAGCCTGGTACTGAAATAGAAGTTTCTTTCAATCTTTCTTCTAGAGAGTACAATGGTAAATATTATCACAATATCGATGCTTGGAGAATCAACAGAGCAGCAGCGGCCGTTGTAGAAGACGTCGCTATGCCTCAAGCACCATTAGAAGCTTCTGACGCTGAAGAAGACGACCTACCATTCTAA
- a CDS encoding flavin reductase family protein, translating to MLHIQPKDIPVGELHQYLLGAVGPRPIALASTLDQYGNPNLSPFSFFNVFSANPPIAIFSPARRVRNNTTKHTLENVLDNKEVVINVVSYDIVQQTSLSSTEYESGVNEFIKSGLTPLASELVKPFRVKESPVQMECVVNEVISLGQEGGAGNLVICEIKMLHINDNILNDMGAIDPNKIDLVGRMGGNWYCRSSQDALFEVEKPIRNLGIGIDKIPSRIRNSYILTGNDLGMLGNMESIPSLEEVEKYKEENYTIKEILNFSAKDEEAREALHYRAKELLKKGRISEAWKTLLIDKLNRT from the coding sequence ATGTTACACATACAACCTAAAGATATTCCTGTTGGCGAATTACACCAATACCTTTTGGGTGCAGTTGGTCCTCGCCCTATTGCACTAGCAAGTACGCTGGATCAGTATGGTAATCCTAACCTTAGCCCCTTTAGTTTTTTCAATGTGTTTAGTGCTAACCCTCCTATTGCTATTTTTTCTCCAGCACGACGAGTACGCAACAACACGACTAAGCATACTTTGGAAAATGTGTTAGATAATAAAGAAGTCGTTATCAATGTAGTGTCTTATGACATTGTGCAACAGACTTCACTTTCAAGTACAGAATATGAATCTGGTGTCAACGAATTTATTAAATCTGGTCTGACACCACTTGCTTCTGAATTAGTAAAGCCATTTAGAGTGAAAGAATCACCTGTTCAAATGGAATGTGTCGTTAATGAGGTTATCTCATTAGGACAAGAAGGAGGAGCTGGAAATTTGGTCATTTGTGAAATCAAGATGTTGCACATCAACGATAACATACTAAACGATATGGGTGCTATTGACCCTAATAAAATTGATTTAGTAGGTCGAATGGGTGGCAATTGGTATTGCCGTTCATCACAAGATGCACTGTTTGAAGTAGAGAAGCCTATACGTAACTTAGGAATTGGTATTGATAAAATTCCATCTCGAATTAGAAACAGCTATATTCTTACAGGAAACGACTTAGGTATGTTGGGTAATATGGAATCTATACCAAGTTTAGAAGAAGTAGAAAAATATAAAGAAGAAAATTATACTATAAAAGAAATACTAAATTTTAGTGCTAAAGATGAAGAAGCCAGAGAAGCTTTGCATTATCGTGCTAAAGAATTATTAAAAAAAGGCCGCATAAGTGAGGCTTGGAAAACATTATTGATAGATAAATTAAATAGAACATGA